From the Butyrivibrio fibrisolvens genome, one window contains:
- a CDS encoding PFL family protein, translated as MINIREVSETNDMIEKENLDVRTITMGISLLDCIDSDLDKLCEKIHDKIYNSAKDLVATGEQISKEFGIPIVNKRISITPIAIVGGAACKTSEDFVKIAKTLDKVAHEVGVNFIGGYSALVSKGMTKADELLIRSIPQALSQTELICSSVNVGSTKTGINMDAVRLMGEMVLETAKASEHIEVNGCAKLVVFCNAPDDNPFMAGAFHGVTEADRIINVGVSGPGVVKTALSKVRGENFEVLCETIKKTAFKVTRVGQLVAREASRRLGVPFGIVDLSLAPTPAIGDSVADILCEIGLEHAGAPGTTAALALLNDQVKKGGVMASSYVGGLSGAFIPVSEDQGMIDAVEAGALTLEKLEAMTCVCSVGLDMIAIPGDTKATTIAGIIADEMAIGMINQKTTAVRLIPCIGKKVGDSVEFGGLLGHAPIMPVNQFDCSAFVNRGGRIPAPVHSFKN; from the coding sequence ATGATTAATATTAGAGAAGTTTCTGAAACTAATGACATGATAGAAAAAGAGAACCTTGATGTCCGCACTATCACCATGGGCATAAGCCTTCTCGATTGTATAGACTCTGATCTTGATAAGCTCTGCGAGAAGATCCATGACAAGATCTATAACAGCGCCAAGGATCTTGTTGCTACCGGTGAGCAGATTTCCAAGGAGTTTGGAATTCCGATCGTTAATAAGAGAATATCCATAACCCCTATAGCCATCGTGGGCGGAGCTGCCTGCAAGACTTCAGAGGATTTTGTAAAGATTGCTAAGACACTTGATAAGGTAGCACATGAAGTTGGAGTTAACTTTATCGGCGGATATTCTGCGCTTGTAAGCAAGGGTATGACCAAGGCTGATGAGCTTCTTATAAGATCTATCCCACAGGCTCTTTCACAGACTGAGCTTATCTGCAGTTCTGTTAATGTTGGTTCTACCAAGACAGGTATCAATATGGATGCTGTCCGCCTTATGGGAGAGATGGTCCTTGAGACAGCCAAAGCTTCTGAGCACATTGAAGTTAACGGTTGTGCCAAGCTTGTAGTATTCTGTAATGCTCCTGATGACAATCCATTCATGGCAGGCGCTTTCCACGGCGTAACAGAAGCTGATAGGATCATCAATGTCGGCGTATCAGGTCCCGGTGTTGTTAAGACAGCTCTTTCCAAGGTTCGCGGAGAGAATTTTGAAGTACTGTGTGAGACCATCAAGAAGACTGCATTCAAGGTTACAAGAGTAGGTCAGCTTGTAGCTAGAGAAGCTTCCAGGAGACTTGGAGTTCCATTTGGAATCGTAGATCTGTCTCTTGCACCGACTCCTGCTATTGGAGATTCTGTAGCGGATATCCTGTGCGAGATAGGCCTTGAGCACGCCGGTGCTCCCGGAACAACAGCAGCGCTTGCACTTCTTAACGATCAGGTCAAAAAAGGCGGCGTAATGGCATCTTCTTATGTAGGCGGTCTTTCAGGTGCTTTCATCCCTGTAAGTGAAGATCAGGGTATGATCGATGCTGTAGAAGCCGGTGCTCTTACTCTTGAGAAGCTTGAAGCCATGACCTGCGTATGCTCTGTAGGTCTTGATATGATCGCAATCCCCGGAGATACTAAGGCTACAACTATTGCAGGTATCATTGCGGATGAGATGGCTATCGGTATGATCAATCAGAAGACAACAGCTGTAAGACTTATCCCTTGCATTGGCAAGAAAGTTGGTGACAGCGTAGAATTTGGCGGACTTTTAGGACATGCTCCTATAATGCCCGTTAATCAGTTCGATTGCAGCGCATTTGTAAACAGAGGCGGTAGGATACCTGCACCTGTTCATTCATTCAAGAACTAA
- a CDS encoding cysteine hydrolase family protein produces the protein MSKNGGKKIIVIVDMQNDFIDGALGSKEAPKIVDGCVKKVAKAYEDGDEVIFTRDTHYDDTYMSSEEGANLPVPHCIEDSYGWNIASAFGNYTSNAIRLNKETFGSVQLGQRIAEMCSRDKTIESVELCGLCTDICVISNALLVKAFNPNLPIYVDAACSAGVTPESHDTAIKAMEACQIHILNKGQEPWR, from the coding sequence ATGAGTAAGAATGGCGGAAAGAAGATTATAGTTATTGTAGACATGCAGAACGATTTCATTGATGGGGCACTTGGAAGTAAGGAAGCTCCCAAGATCGTAGATGGCTGTGTCAAGAAAGTCGCAAAAGCGTACGAGGACGGGGATGAGGTTATTTTTACAAGAGATACTCACTATGATGATACATATATGTCTTCGGAAGAGGGAGCTAACCTTCCGGTACCACACTGCATAGAGGATTCTTATGGATGGAATATCGCATCTGCTTTTGGCAACTACACATCCAATGCTATAAGGCTCAACAAGGAGACCTTCGGAAGTGTACAGCTGGGCCAGAGAATCGCTGAGATGTGCTCAAGGGACAAGACTATAGAGAGCGTAGAACTTTGCGGACTGTGCACAGATATATGCGTTATCAGCAATGCACTTTTGGTCAAGGCATTTAATCCCAATCTTCCTATATATGTAGATGCAGCCTGCAGTGCAGGTGTAACTCCTGAAAGTCATGATACAGCGATCAAAGCAATGGAAGCTTGTCAGATTCACATCCTTAACAAGGGACAGGAACCTTGGAGATAA
- a CDS encoding MBL fold metallo-hydrolase encodes MRFVSLSSGSSGNSTYIGSAGTHILIDAGCSRKRIIDGLNSLDVDLPDINGIFITHEHSDHIAALRLILKKYDIPVYATQGTIQGIREADKNGEMLDKEFHVIRSDEPVILGDITINPMRISHDAREPVGFRIACEGRKCAVATDLGSYDDYIVGCLQDMDALLLEANHDVRMLQTGPYPYQLKMRIAGNQGHLSNDMSGELLCKLLNDHMKGIVLGHLSDKNNLPELAYETVRLAIDMGDNPYHSSDIPLYVAKRSEVSQVIEI; translated from the coding sequence TATAGGTTCTGCTGGTACTCACATTCTGATTGATGCAGGATGTAGCAGGAAGAGGATCATAGATGGTCTTAACAGCCTTGATGTGGATCTTCCTGATATAAATGGTATATTCATAACTCACGAACATTCAGATCATATCGCAGCTCTTCGTCTTATCTTGAAGAAGTATGACATTCCGGTGTATGCAACACAGGGAACTATTCAGGGAATAAGAGAAGCCGACAAGAACGGCGAGATGTTAGATAAAGAGTTCCACGTAATAAGAAGCGACGAGCCCGTTATTCTGGGCGATATAACAATAAATCCAATGAGAATTTCACATGATGCAAGAGAACCTGTAGGATTCAGGATCGCATGCGAAGGAAGGAAATGTGCTGTAGCTACAGACCTTGGCTCCTACGATGACTATATAGTAGGATGTCTTCAGGACATGGATGCACTGCTGCTTGAAGCCAATCATGATGTGAGGATGCTTCAGACAGGACCTTATCCATATCAGCTCAAGATGAGAATCGCAGGAAATCAGGGCCATCTGTCCAATGATATGTCAGGAGAACTTTTATGCAAGCTACTTAATGATCATATGAAAGGTATAGTTCTTGGTCATCTTTCTGACAAGAATAATCTTCCGGAACTGGCATATGAGACAGTAAGACTTGCGATAGATATGGGAGACAATCCATATCATAGCAGCGATATACCGCTTTACGTTGCTAAGAGAAGTGAAGTCTCTCAGGTGATCGAGATCTGA
- a CDS encoding ACT domain-containing protein, producing MKRAIITVVGKDTVGIIARVCTYLASEKVNILDISQTIVSGYFNMMMIVDVTGLDAEFGKIEEELSKVGDEMGVVIKMQREDIFDSMHRI from the coding sequence ATGAAAAGAGCAATTATAACTGTAGTCGGCAAAGATACCGTGGGCATTATCGCCAGAGTATGTACTTATCTGGCTTCTGAGAAGGTCAACATTCTCGATATCTCACAGACGATCGTGTCGGGGTATTTTAATATGATGATGATCGTTGATGTAACAGGTCTTGATGCTGAGTTTGGAAAGATCGAAGAAGAACTTTCAAAGGTCGGAGATGAGATGGGCGTTGTGATCAAAATGCAGCGCGAAGATATATTTGATTCAATGCATAGGATATAA
- a CDS encoding NUDIX hydrolase yields the protein MYKPESIEEEEFLKKYNPDKYKKPSITTDIVVFTMSEDKKLCILLIKRGTYPYKDHWALPGGFINMDESIDQSAASKLYEETGANGFPIVQFGSFGDVDRDPRMRVVSISYMAFVPNKSLEVVAGDKEADADVFEVRKECDDKGTEKLYLVRDYFSISEEQLAFDHATIIKTALERLAGRIEYTQDAFSLLQDDKSFTIHELKSIHEAVLFKSLDTANFRREFIKKYVDTGIVVPTGKTSNKYSARAAQLYCKVR from the coding sequence ATGTACAAGCCGGAATCGATAGAAGAAGAGGAATTTTTAAAAAAGTATAACCCGGACAAATATAAGAAGCCGTCGATCACAACAGATATAGTAGTCTTCACAATGTCTGAGGACAAGAAGCTATGTATACTTCTGATAAAAAGAGGCACTTATCCATACAAAGATCACTGGGCGCTTCCGGGAGGCTTTATAAACATGGATGAGTCCATAGACCAGTCTGCAGCAAGTAAGCTTTATGAAGAGACCGGGGCAAACGGCTTTCCGATTGTACAGTTTGGATCTTTTGGAGATGTAGACAGGGATCCAAGGATGAGAGTAGTATCGATTTCTTATATGGCTTTCGTTCCCAATAAGAGCCTTGAAGTTGTTGCAGGAGACAAGGAAGCAGATGCAGATGTATTTGAAGTTAGGAAAGAGTGCGATGACAAAGGTACTGAGAAACTTTATCTTGTCAGAGATTATTTTTCCATATCAGAGGAACAACTTGCATTTGACCATGCTACAATAATAAAGACTGCGCTTGAAAGACTTGCAGGTAGGATTGAATATACACAGGATGCATTTTCACTGCTGCAGGATGATAAGTCTTTTACTATACACGAACTTAAGAGTATACATGAGGCAGTGCTGTTCAAGTCACTAGATACAGCCAATTTCAGGCGAGAGTTTATTAAGAAGTATGTGGATACAGGGATAGTCGTACCTACAGGCAAGACAAGTAATAAGTATTCTGCAAGGGCAGCGCAGCTGTACTGCAAAGTCAGATGA